From Ictidomys tridecemlineatus isolate mIctTri1 chromosome 2, mIctTri1.hap1, whole genome shotgun sequence, the proteins below share one genomic window:
- the Smkr1 gene encoding small lysine-rich protein 1, with protein sequence MALSTAWHQAPFMFTIICSAERMNVFRHEEDAKGKAGIREFPKVTQAWSVHSKAGTAHARTPPAARPFAKCPAGSHSPNPDAPEPSRCPGRSWPPSPSLEVMAQPARRGHPGKEKAPAPASASAHPRTARVGSTAALQARVPWQRPGKEKKGKSHRKSRGKKQKKPEVDILSPAAMLNLYYIAHNVADCLHLRGFRWPGAPKGKKGKNKT encoded by the exons atggccctcagcactgccTGGCATCAGGCTCCCTTCATGTTCACTATCATTTGCAGTGCCGAAAGGATGAACGTCTTCCGACATGAGGAGGATGCCAAGGGAAAGGCTGGTATAAGAGAATTTCCAAAGGTCACCCAGGCCTGG TCGGTCCACTCCAAGGCTGGTACCGCCCACGCCCGAACACCGCCCGCGGCCCGCCCCTTCGCCAAGTGCCCAGCCGGGTCTCACAGCCCCAACCCAGACGCCCCAGAACCAAGCAGGTGTCCTGGACGTTCGTGGCCACCGTCGCCATCGTTGGAGGTGATGGCTCAGCCAGCACGGCGCGGTCATCCGGGCAAAGAAAAAGCTCCAGCGCCGGCGAGCGCCAGCGCGCATCCCAGAACAGCCAGGGTGGGCTCCACCGCCGCTCTCCAGGCCCGGGTGCCTTGGCAACGG CCAggtaaagagaagaaaggaaaaagccaCAGAAAGTCTCGTGGGAAGAAGCAGAAGAAGCCCGAGGTGGACATCCTCAGCCCCGCGGCCATGCTGAACCTCTACTACATCGCACACAACGTGGCCGACTGCCTGCATCTGCGAGGCTTCCGCTGGCCAGGGGCTCCCAaagggaaaaaagggaagaaCAAGACTTAA